In a genomic window of Amyelois transitella isolate CPQ chromosome 29, ilAmyTran1.1, whole genome shotgun sequence:
- the LOC106131064 gene encoding actin-related protein 6: MTETSCYILDNGAYTAKVGFSSMEPKVVPNCIMKAKSERRRPFIGSQIDECRDASGLFYILPFQKGFLINWDTQKTVWDYMFSKECCPVNFNETPLIVTEPLYNFASIQEAMTEIFFEEYECQSLLRVNATDLAEYNYRKSHNNQCTVVIDSGYSYTYIVPYIKGKKYREGIRRIDVGGKVLTNHLKEIISYRQLNVMDETYVINQVKEDSCFVSQDFMADMELARKKAPQNTIVRDYVLPDYTSLRRGYLREIVKPDEELEQQTLRLNNERFSIPELLFHPSDVGIPQMGIPEAVIHAIDACPEENKESLLENIVMYGGNTLFPGFRDRVYNEVRSLALDHFDVNVTLAEKPLTYAWEGGKKIFRDPDFYSFCMTKEEYEEEGKALAFERFDI; encoded by the exons ATGACTGAAACATCCTGCTATATCCTCGACAATGGGGCTTACACAGCCAAAGTGGGCTTTTCATCGATGGAGCCGAAGGTAGTGCCTAACTGTATAATGAAGGCTAAGTCGGAAAGACGTCGTCCGTTCATAGGATCGCAGATAGACGAATGCCGTGATGCATCGGGTCTGTTTTACATATTGCCCTTTCAAAAAGGTTTTCTGATCAACTGGGATACACAAAAGACTGTTTGGGACTACATGTTTAGCAAGGAATGCTGCCCCGTCAACTTCAACGAAACTCCTTTGATTGTGACCGAACCATTATACAATTTTGCGTCTATACAGGAGGCTATGAccgaaattttttttgaagagTATGAATGTCAATCGTTACTAAGGGTAAACGCGACTGATTTGGCCGAGTACAACTACCGGAAGAGCCATAACAACCAATGTACGGTAGTCATTGACTCAGGTTatagttatacgtacatagtTCCGTACATAAAGGGTAAGAAGTACAGAGAGGGTATCCGTAGGATTGATGTGGGTGGTAAAGTGTTAACGAATCAtttgaaagaaattatttcGTACAGACAGCTGAATGTAATGGACGAGACTTATGTAATCAATCAAGTGAAAGAAGATTCGTGTTTTGTGTCTCAGGACTTTATGGCCGACATGGAGCTTGCAAGGAAGAAAG CTCCACAAAACACAATAGTACGTGACTACGTCCTACCCGACTACACATCACTCCGGCGCGGCTATCTTCGTGAAATCGTCAAACCTGACGAGGAACTGGAACAACAGACCTTACGGCTTAACAACGAACGGTTCTCCATCCCCGAGCTGCTGTTCCACCCCTCAGACGTTGGCATCCCCCAGATGGGGATCCCTGAAGCTGTAATCCACGCGATTGACGCTTGCCCGGAGGAGAATAAAGAAAGTCTGCTAGAAAACATAGTCATGTATGGAGGCAATACATTGTTCCCAGGTTTTAGAGACAGAGTGTACAATGAAGTGAGAAGTCTGGCGTTGGACCACTTTGATGTTAACGTGACGTTGGCTGAGAAGCCGTTGACTTATGCGTGGGAGGGTGGGAAGAAGATTTTCAGAGATCCAGACTTCTACTCTTTTTGTATGACGAAAGAAGAGTACGAGGAAGAAGGGAAGGCGCTGGCGTTCGAACGGTTTGATATATAA
- the LOC106131027 gene encoding protein CDV3 homolog, producing MADLDDFFAKKDRKKSKVKKFATADELAKKMDDNKQKVDVRPKKERPAQEGDEPGRAGEEEEWKEYEEPVKDYTGLKIQVLQGGNGAPESGRDSAGESAAPEHGKQKGPWNKPAEVEQPPPPPPVEEKPRESKPAAYVPPVQRVRPAEPLRRNQAKHAPDIHNDDSFPVLGAGGKRGGWSTAAGSGALPPPPRQPLALGNRFTSLQDDS from the exons ATGGCAGATTTAGACGATTTCTTCGCAAAGAAAGACCGCAAAAAATCGAAAGTCAAAAAGTTCGCGACTGCTGACGAATTAGCTAAAAAAATGGATGACAATAAGCAAAAAGTTGATGTTCGGCCGAAGAAAGAAAGACCAGCGCAAGAAGGAGACGAGCCTGGCAGAGCTGGG gaggaagaagaatggAAAGAATACGAGGAGCCCGTAAAAGACTACACGGGCCTCAAGATACAGGTGCTGCAAGGCGGCAACGGAGCCCCCGAGTCAGGCCGGGACTCGGCCGGCGAGAGCGCCGCGCCGGAACACGGGAAACAGAAGGGGCCGTGGAACAAACct GCGGAAGTAGAGCAGCCCCCGCCCCCGCCGCCCGTGGAGGAGAAGCCGCGCGAGAGCAAGCCGGCGGCGTACGTGCCGCCCGTTCAGCGCGTGCGCCCCGCCGAGCCGCTGCGCCGGAACCAGGCC aAACACGCGCCCGACATCCACAACGACGACTCGTTCCCGGTGCTGGGCGCGGGCGGCAAGCGCGGCGGCTGGAGCACGGCGGCCGGCAGCGGAGCcctgccgccgccgccgcgccagCCGCTAGCGCTCGGCAACCGGTTCACCTCGCTGCAGGACGACAGCTAG
- the LOC106131284 gene encoding cytochrome c oxidase subunit 7C, mitochondrial, giving the protein MIGAISRSVSNNLRKNVISNFVRSHSHGGVPGENLPFDISNRYKLTALFIVFAGSGIAAPYLITRHQLLKK; this is encoded by the exons ATGATCGGAGCAATTTCCCGCAGTGTTTCTAACAATTTACGTAAGAATGTTATCTCTAACTTCGTGAGGAGTCACTCACACGGTGGTGTCCCTGGAGAG AACTTGCCGTTCGACATCAGCAACAGGTACAAGCTGACTGCCTTGTTCATTGTATTTGCTGGCTCCGGAATCGCTGCCCCTTACCTCATCACCCGCCACCAGCTCCTCAAGAAGtaa